In Ipomoea triloba cultivar NCNSP0323 chromosome 7, ASM357664v1, a single genomic region encodes these proteins:
- the LOC116026229 gene encoding pentatricopeptide repeat-containing protein At5g48730, chloroplastic gives MASLLGPSNPFPSVFTCQPRTHLVTFSTGPVPASVPGRSPLVHQANPLDTEVSQRRMNITKMKDEEARERKEEINRKIASQKAISIILRREATKAVIEKKKKGNSKKLLPRTVLEALHERITALRWESALKVFELLREQLWYRPNAGLYIKLIVMLGKCKQPEKARSLFQMMIDEGCVANQESYTALLSAYSRSGLFDEAFSLLEQMKNTPNCQPDVFTYTILIKSCLQVYDFDKVRDLLSEMERQRIKPNTVTYNTLIDSYGKAKRFTDMESILVEMLRRRDCSPDVWTMNSALRAFGGSGQIEMMEKCYEKFQSAGIEPSIKTFNILLDSYAKTGNYEKMSAVMQYMQKYHFSWTIVTYNIVIDAFGRAGDLKQTEFLFRLMQSERIKPDRVTLCSLVRAYGQAGKAEKLGGILRFADNSDITLDTVFFNCLVDAYGMMGCFAEMKGVLEMMERKGCKPDKVTYRTMIKAYSIGGMSSQAKELENLLASLEKSQQGRKRFKV, from the exons ATGGCATCCCTCTTGGGACCATCCAACCCGTTCCCATCAGTGTTCACCTGTCAACCCAGAACTCATCTGGTAACCTTTTCAACTGGACCTGTTCCCGCATCAGTACCTGGTAGAAGTCCATTAGTGCATCAGGCAAATCCATTAGACACGGAAGTTTCTCAAAGAAGAATGAACATCACCAAGATGAAGGATGAAGAGGCCAGAGAAAGGAAAGAGGAAATAAACAGGAAGATAGCTTCACAGAAAGCGATATCCATAATTCTGAGGAGGGAAGCCACAAAAGCAGTaattgagaagaagaagaagggcaACTCAAAGAAACTCCTGCCCAGAACGGTTCTTGAAGCCCTTCACGAACGCATTACTGCTTTGCGCTGGGAATCCGCCCTCAAG GTCTTTGAACTCCTTCGTGAGCAGCTATGGTACAGGCCAAATGCCGGTTTGTATATCAAATTAATTGTTATGCTTGGAAAATGTAAGCAACCTGAGAAAGCTCGATCATTGTTTCAGATGATGATTGATGAAGGATGTGTTGCGAATCAAGAATCTTATACTGCTCTCTTGTCTGCCTATAGCCGCAGTGGCCTTTTTGACGAAGCTTTTTCACTCCTTGAACAGATGAAGAACACTCCTAATTGTCAGCCTGATGTCTTCACATATACTATCCTTATAAAATCCTGCTTGCAAGTTTATGACTTTGATAAAGTACGTGATCTGCTTTCTGAAATGGAACGTCAGAGGATCAAGCCCAATACAGTTACTTATAATACCCTCATTGACTCTTACGGCAAAGCAAAAAG GTTCACGGATATGGAATCCATACTCGTAGAAATGCTACGGAGGAGAGACTGCAGTCctgatgtgtggaccatgaactCCGCGCTGAGAGCATTTGGCGGTAGTGGGCAGATAGAAATGATGGAGAAGTGCTACGAGAAGTTCCAGAGTGCCGGAATTGAACCCAGCATCAAGACATTCAACATCCTCCTAGATTCCTATGCAAAAACCGGGAATTATGAGAAAATGAGCGCTGTAATGCAATACATGCAGAAATACCATTTCTCGTGGACTATAGTTACCTACAACATCGTAATCGATGCATTTGGGAGGGCCGGAGACTTGAAACAGACGGAATTTCTCTTCCGGCTGATGCAGTCAGAGAGGATCAAACCAGACCGCGTGACACTTTGTTCACTAGTCAGAGCATATGGTCAAGCCGGGAAGGCTGAAAAACTTGGAGGCATTTTGAGATTTGCCGATAACTCAGACATCACACTAGACACCGTGTTTTTCAACTGCCTGGTGGACGCATACGGGATGATGGGGTGCTTCGCCGAGATGAAAGGCGTGCTAGAAATGATGGAGAGGAAAGGATGTAAGCCTGATAAGGTAACATACAGAACCATGATTAAAGCTTATTCAATTGGTGGAATGAGTAGCCAAGCAAAGGAGCTTGAGAATCTACTTGCCTCATTGGAGAAGAGTCAACAGGGCAGGAAAAGGTTCAAAGTATAG
- the LOC116025571 gene encoding uncharacterized protein At1g32220, chloroplastic has protein sequence MTSRLIHSSAAKLYLSRFSYISASKNARFFSSESNKTDEPFKVEEAETVNLPPTDKILVLGGNGFVGSHICKEALNRGLEVASLSRTGRSSISEPWANNISWHQGNLLSNDSWKEALKGVASVISCVGGFGSNSYMYKINGTANINAIRAAAEEGVKRFVYISAADFGFVNYLLQGYYDGKRAAETELLTRYTYGGVILRPGFIHGTRRVGSMKLPLGLVGSPLEMILQHAKPLNQLPVVGPLLTPPVSVTAVAKVAVRAATDPVFPPGIVDVYGILRYSHQKSV, from the exons ATGACGTCACGCTTGATCCATTCTTCTGCCGCTAAACTTTATCTCTCCAGATTCTC GTATATTTCTGCATCCAAAAATGCTCGCTTTTTTTCAAGTGAGTCTAACAAAACAGACGaaccttttaaagttgaggAAGCCGAAACAGTAAATTTGCCTCCTACAGACAAG ATACTGGTGCTAGGTGGAAATGGATTTGTTGGCTCACATATTTGCAAAGAAGCTTTGAATCGTGGCCTGGAAGTTGCCAGTCTTAGCAG AACAGGCAGGTCATCCATATCAGAGCCTTGGGCAAACAATATATCTTGGCACCAAG GAAACCTTCTCTCAAATGATTCCTGGAAGGAAGCACTTAAAGGAGTAGCTTCTGTT ATATCTTGTGTAGGCGGCTTTGGCTCTAACTCATACATGTATAAGATCAATGGAACAGCCAACATAAATGCTATAAGAGCTGCTGCTGAAGAAG GAGTAAAAAGATTTGTTTACATTTCGGCTGCTGATTTTGGCTTTGTCAATTACCTACTACAAGGTTATTATGATGGAAAG AGAGCTGCTGAAACAGAACTATTGACCCGATATACCTATGGAG GTGTGATTCTGAGACCTGGATTCATCCATGGAACCCGTCGTGTTGGGAGCATGAAATTGCCTCTAGGTCTTGTTGGTTCTCCTCTTGAGATG ATTCTCCAACATGCGAAACCATTGAACCAGCTTCCTGTAGTTGGGCCCTTGCTCACCCCTCCCGTTAGTGTTACTGCAGTGGCAAAAGTAGCTGTCAGAGCAGCTACTGATCCGGTTTTCCCTCCTGGAATTGTCGATGTCTATGGGATATTACGCTACAGTCATCAGAAGTCTGTATAA
- the LOC116025594 gene encoding zinc finger protein CONSTANS-LIKE 4-like, producing MGAESWSLTAKLCDSCKAVSATVFCGADTAFLCLACDSKIHAANKLASRHARVWVCEVCEQAPASFTCKADAAALCVTCDRDIHSANPLARRHERLPVVPFYDSAAAAAKSHGAAGSASPGGDDDTKYFSNESDNQNAEEAEEEAEAASWLLPTPNNAKGGVDLEGSEYKSADYLFNDMDPYLDMEMMSGGGDQKPHHHHHHQHYNSDGVVPVQKKTETRHVPGPVVDGFPTYEIDFAAGSKPPFMYNFASQSISQSVSSSSMEVGVVPDHNAMADVSNAPFSRTSGGDAVPNPVSGLDREARVLRYREKRKNRKFEKTIRYASRKAYAETRPRIKGRFAKRAETEADSLLAADASYGVVPSY from the exons atgggGGCTGAGAGTTGGAGCTTGACGGCGAAACTGTGCGACTCGTGCAAGGCGGTGTCGGCCACCGTGTTCTGCGGCGCCGACACGGCGTTCCTATGCCTGGCGTGCGACTCCAAGATCCACGCGGCCAACAAGCTGGCGTCGCGCCACGCGCGCGTCTGGGTGTGCGAGGTCTGCGAGCAGGCCCCGGCCAGCTTCACGTGCAAGGCGGACGCCGCCGCGCTCTGCGTCACGTGCGACCGCGACATCCACTCCGCGAATCCGTTGGCGCGCCGCCACGAGCGGCTCCCCGTCGTGCCGTTCTACgactccgccgccgccgcggctAAATCGCACGGCGCCGCCGGCTCCGCTTCCCCCGGCGGCGACGACGACACTAAGTACTTCAGTAACGAGTCCGATAACCAGAACGCGGAAGAAGCGGAGGAGGAGGCGGAGGCGGCGTCGTGGCTGCTCCCTACTCCGAACAACGCCAAAGGAGGAGTCGATTTGGAGGGATCCGAGTACAAATCCGCCGATTACTTGTTCAACGACATGGATCCGTACCTGGATATGGAAATGATGTCCGGCGGCGGAGATCAGAAACcgcaccaccatcaccaccaccaacactacAACTCCGACGGCGTCGTTCCGGTGCAGAAGAAAACCGAGACTAGACACGTTCCAGGCCCCGTAGTCGACGGATTCCCCACATACGAAATAGATTTCGCCGCCGGATCTAAGCCGCCGTTCATGTACAACTTCGCCTCTCAATCCATCAGCCAAAGC GTGTCGTCGTCTTCTATGGAAGTCGGAGTGGTGCCGGACCACAACGCCATGGCGGACGTGTCTAACGCGCCGTTTAGCCGCACCTCCGGCGGCGACGCCGTCCCCAATCCAGTGTCCGGACTGGACCGGGAGGCGAGGGTGCTAAGGTAcagagagaagagaaagaacCGCAAGTTCGAGAAGACAATCCGATACGCCTCCAGAAAGGCGTACGCCGAGACCCGGCCGAGGATCAAGGGGAGGTTCGCTAAGCGCGCTGAGACCGAAGCGGACTCCCTCCTCGCTGCCGACGCGTCGTACGGCGTCGTCCCGTCGTATTAA